A genomic region of Salvelinus namaycush isolate Seneca chromosome 7, SaNama_1.0, whole genome shotgun sequence contains the following coding sequences:
- the LOC120050512 gene encoding E3 ubiquitin-protein ligase TRIM63-like, whose product MDIQTGQVTHQPSPRESLESQLSCPICLEMFQKPVVILPCQHNLCRGCASDLYDSRNPYHYSGGIFRCPTCRFEVVLDRHGVYGLQRNLLVENIIDIYKQQPESGVREVGGNVADPPLKDKDTKEPMCTEHEDERINIYCVTCQTPTCSMCKVFGQHKDCEVSPLQSIYDTQKAELRNAVDLLAAGNSCVQAVMAQMEDTCKSIEENSQLQKRRLGESFDLLYAILEERKGQLLEKITQEEERKLGLLRSLVERYTEQLQASINLKEKAAQTMEKGNAAEFLISGKELIAQAKEAAKGSKLERPEPGFENMEHLTLCTEDVEVILYQMGFGLGDDDDDVVTEEEEEEEEEEEE is encoded by the coding sequence ATGGATATCCAGACCGGCCAGGTGACGCACCAGCCCAGCCCCAGGGAGAGCCTGGAGAGCCAGCTGAGCTGCCCCATCTGCCTGGAGATGTTCCAGAAGCCCGTAGTCATCCTGCCCTGCCAACACAACCTGTGCCGCGGCTGCGCCAGCGACCTCTACGACTCCCGCAACCCTTACCACTACTCCGGGGGCATCTTCCGCTGCCCCACCTGCCGCTTCGAGGTCGTCCTGGACCGCCACGGCGTCTACGGCCTGCAGAGGAACCTGCTGGTGGAGAACATCATTGATATCTACAAGCAGCAGCCGGAGAGCGGCGTCAGAGAAGTAGGAGGTAACGTTGCAGACCCACCGCTGAAGGACAAAGACACCAAGGAGCCCATGTGTACGGAGCACGAGGACGAGCGCATCAATATTTACTGTGTGACCTGCCAGACGCCCACCTGCTCCATGTGCAAAGTGTTCGGCCAGCACAAGGACTGTGAAGTGTCACCCCTGCAGAGCATCTACGATACCCAGAAGGCCGAGCTGCGGAACGCCGTAGATCTCCTTGCGGCGGGTAACAGCTGTGTCCAGGCCGTGATGGCTCAGATGGAGGACACATGCAAGAGCATCGAGGAGAACAGCCAGCTTCAGAAGAGACGTCTGGGGGAGAGCTTCGACTTGCTCTATGCCATCCTGGAGGAACGTAAGGGCCAGCTCCTGGAAAAGATCacccaggaggaggagaggaagctgGGGTTGCTGAGGTCCCTGGTGGAGAGGTACACGGAGCAGCTCCAGGCTAGTATCAACCTAAAGGAGAAGGCGGCCCAGACCATGGAGAAGGGCAATGCAGCCGAGTTCCTGATTAGTGGGAAGGAGCTGATCGCGCAGGCCAAAGAGGCAGCTAAAGGCTCCAAATTAGAGAGGCCCGAGCCTGGGTTCGAGAACATGGAGCACCTTACACTGTGCACAGAAGACGTGGAGGTCATCTTGTACCAAATGGGCTTTGGACTgggggatgatgatgatgatgtggtgacagaggaagaagaggaggaggaggaagaagaagaggagtaA